In Cryptomeria japonica chromosome 5, Sugi_1.0, whole genome shotgun sequence, the genomic window cttgggcatacagagtcattttttcaaaaacgaataggcatcggaaagctggttccgaggccgacctcatggtgttggtaattttttccaatttttttgtttgactgtgtttttttgcagtcaaattgaggtctcttttttgtactccgggagacgtagaatgagcatccgacctccgttttttgaaaactttatattttcggaaagcgtgttctatgtactttccagaaatatgagtttttttttcaaattctgctccatgcatattttattcagtttttttcttttcagcactttggtagatatcgtggttgtttcaggtcccgggatctcttttctgagtagggtgtctctgttttgattctcatttctatttctagtcttcttatcattgtagcttgtaattaagcaaacgcactgagataaagtgccatcatgcattgtttacttggaatcttgcatatcttgtgtcttgttgtacatgcactgttgatcaagtgccatgagggggttgatgtttgcctttgtttgccatcttcctttgtcaagtgagtgttccttccacgacattcgcctcatgatgatgtgtcttagcacctttgatgttcttggttctttgtcatgcaggtGTTTTTTGGCTGTCattttcagtgttcttgtccctctcccacttccgcattatggggaggtttatcctgttggttctaatgcttccgtggttcgattgatcagctcttcaggctttggtttctcatgccatccgtatcttcgatttcagttgttttgccttgtttgcctcctgattcgagtagtgtcatttgagggcactcatgcaaattacagtcttctctacctggtcatgttctagttcagtggatgttcttcagatcagcagttattcttcgacagagtttgcagggtcttcatgcttcagtgatattttttccatctctttttggagtagagttttgttcccacgtggttttctctttgtctccgtttcatagagatttcattgtatttgggtacctgatcaggccttgttgtcgggacccatctttattgctttcagtagctgttctaggttttagcttctccctaagtctagcttaagggggggtgttagagtatttgggtatttacttgattaattaaacattctttgtttaattatttaagttccctttatctcttttacacttaagctaactttaggtgcatatatttaattattttaattattatgtgcaaacctaggttttccctttttagggtttcttgacctattaaaggttgagttctttcttttctttgtaagaatcacattacatatttttgtgaatattgagctctctctttttgagcatattctctgtgttttgtatgttcttcagattttgcttcattgcttctccttgtaacaggttatttggcttgcagaagatcttcaggctcctgtggtgttgtattttctcaactcctataatactcacatgtgaccccattcttgagccttgcatttgatctcctcctattgatatcacatcacctattgcacctgatgatgcagctagtgcgacagtttttgtttcttgtgattcaatgcagcaaGATATTTcgtgtcttccagcttcagttgattgggatgcctacttgacagacattgtaggtttgtttgtggagttctacattgcagatttgggagacatcattgatgatattcatcttctctttgatagagatgatccttcttcgattgttacgAGGGAatactctaaccctcttgtgcattctctacatgatccttctttcgaggttgatatgattgtggatatttttgtacatcagttggaggaggtctctttatccttagaggagacatgtgagtctttgaatATTGTTccacattcatctccactagatcttggatttcctttttcaacagtgtggagtagttcaccacctttggagggggtaactttcaacatcgacatggggacacttgagcagttttccaaagactccattcatcatgagtatttttcctacttCTTACCttaatgattggggagacttcatggatacacctttggttttgtttcttcctaaggggagaaatgttgttcgacgttcgtggagcagtttcttcatccagctttgagcttctaccattggtgtagattctacattgaggggggctacctagcttctcttcttctctcatatggggggtactttttcctcgcatggggttttgtccttcacatgcttctttgagagttctttgtatatagttttcatctctctttttgggggagggttttttcccattgggtttttctctctttccccactttatgagagattgcattggtttgtgtgcatttacatttgtacatgggtacctaacatggccttgtagccgggacccatcttgcattgctgagttgcattgtagacttaagtacattcccctaagttgcacttaagggggggtgttggtgtaatcaattattcatgttggatattattacaccttacttaagtttacttaggcacaTGCATATCAtattagtttgcatatgagacacttgggtgtttgtgctacaaTGGGATAGTATGTTGTAGGAGATTTCCACTTTTATGGCGTgatttccacctttggtgggtgatccacctcatgtggaatattttattgtttctcctacctaccacacctatttcccacctacccttgttctcattgagccacatgtcatatttgtgtgctcacatatccatacagccttgcctttataagcaggctcatctacattgtatgtagttCAACTTTTGATGATCCATTTGATTAGTATttgctcttgatagaatacaatttattcctatcaatattttatctctctattttgtacttttcattgagctcttgatcttggaaaaatgtcacatttttcattgctgaaaaatgctgaaaattaggggttctagtcgggccaccaaaaaaaattaaaacggactttttttttctgatttttttccaaatagagaacacacacacacacacacacacacacacacacacacacacacacacacacacacacacacacacacacacacatatatagtgttaaaaataaataaaataatttttatgtatatttttctcgttataatattttgaagtccaacatagctaaatttgacagttttcgTTCAACGTCActttttgactactaaatttatcataacccccccaaaaaaatacccttttcgagaagattctcttacctagtgattttttttaaatttctaatcagcctctttttgaactttaaaaagctactcacaatgtttaaattaataaaaatattaaaattaatcaaaatactaaaaaaattatatctcTAGATTTGTGACTTCAAGCTCTACCAAAGggtaattttttgatttttgtgaaaaaatattctgcttgaagaaaaattaagtagaagtgaaaagtttcaaaaatatagaatttttgaccatttttgtgccacatcacatgaaACATAAGATAGTCCAGCCGGACTACCCTTAGttctaacattaaaaaaaaaatgatttttttttaatgatgcCATTTGAACTAAGGGAGTCAGGCCGAACCGAGTCTGGTCGGACTTTGGGCGCCATTTCGGCGCCACGCGGCCCGAGGGTAGTCCGTCTGGACTTAGTCCGACTGGAGTACCCTCcattggcccaaagtgtgacacaactccatgaTTTGGCCCCTGGGTATTCCATGATAacccacatttctttgaggcattattTCAAACAATTCAAGTGCATTGTCTATGCTATGATGGTGAGGTTGTTGCCaaccatgaataatattttcaaaattggTTGATACATAGCTCTAGAGTAATTCATTATGCCATATCATAGATAGGGCATATTAACTTTTTGAAATTGTGTCAAGGAATAATGAAAAGGCAAGACATGATAGAGTAGTAGAACCATTTTCTGTTGGTCCGTGATGGAATTCAAATCCCTTTTTGTCTATGAGAGTAAACATTGTCAGTCCAGTGATTTGTTAAGTTGATTGTACAATGGATTTCACACTTGGGTGCTTGACAGTGGATTTATGAATGTTGTGAACTATCCCCCTTTGTCTAAAACCCCAATAAGTCACTTCTGTAGTTCTGAATGAAGTGCTCACAAAATAGAATGTGAGTAGAATGCAAATTAATATTCTTATCTTCTTTTTGATGTCCCATTGTGATCAATGGAGCCACTGCAATTCAAATTGAATCTCAGCTCTAGATTGCTTGTGTTGGGTGGGAGCAAGATGGGTTGTAGATAATTTCGAGTCCTGAGTAGAAAGTTAGGTCTAGTCAAAGTTAAGATaaaatttgatatagttttttgaaaatttcatagttttggattttattatgtaataaacaaatatgactatTGAGTtttgattctcaaggggttttggtgacccttggaatctcatgaactgttatatgttggattttcgaattgaatggattactttttggcttgcttcaattatgtgtttaccttgtttgtgtaagcaaatccacaataccgcaggttctcactcaaatgttgtcatccgaatccataattcagatcatcTTTGCccttttcttttttcttgttttctcatACTCATTGTTATGGTtggatttatttttctttcttgatgGCTCCTTGCTCCTCTCATTGTCAGATTCATGATGATCAGAATCTAAGGAGCCTAATGAACTAGATGAATCATCATCAGAGATCGATTCATCAAACTCAGGGatagacttttgctgctgcattataagccttggcatattcttcaaatactcactcAAACTCTCAGTGATATCACCAAGACCAAtggaagtaaagaaattgatagcaaacgatgaatttttgggattgtcctttgggaAAATTGAATCAAAATActcttgcattgttggatcgttcaaccttttaTTAAGCAAAAATATACCAAGTTCCTCTGCCAAGACGATTCATCAAACTCAGGGatagacttttgctgctgcattataagccttggcatattcttcaaatactcactcAAACTCTCAGTGATATCACCAATATCACCAAGACCAAtggaagtaaagaaattgatagcaaaccatgaatttttgggattgtcctttgggaAAATTGAATCAAAATACTCTTGCAtcgttggatcgttcaaccttttaTTAAGCAAAAATATACCAAGTTGCTCTGCCAGCTCCtggaagagaatctttataaaaatacggaAAGAGGAAGTAGTATCCTCCTCTGTCAGACGtttataagcaagacaatgccatggaagagcatctgtggcCAGTAAGTGAGCAAAAAAATTTGCAGCATTACGAAGTTTATTTGTTTCCAACCTGTGTACCATAGAGTACTGTTGCACAAAACACTTTTCGAAAAATTCCTGGTATACTTTGTTGATCATGTAGAATCTTTTCCCTAGAAGACCATAATAACGgcggtatgttctctcttgactgcAACATTCTAATAGCATGATGCATAACTCCACCTCTTGACCTGATTCAAGCTTGATccttagtagcttatgaccagcttcctcaaaatcaacacttgacatgattgttgaGTAGATTGTGTGTCTTAAATTGACCAAATTCCTCTGGTTTCCGGAAGCCCTTTTTTCACTAAATTTGTGCTTATTTCTGCCACCTGTCTCCTTGTGAGACCTTGATTTTTCATAATCGTCTTTTTCTTCAAGCTTTTCTTTGTTGCAACCTCTGTCAATCTTTGCTTGAGAATTCTCTGTTACCTTCTCAGATCTCCTCATTTCTCTATACCTGTCAGGATCTTCGTGTCTTCTCTGGTTTCTGTCCGTCCTCAAACTCAAATACTGACATAAATTAACATGTATTTAAATATCATAACAATCCTTCCCATTAATTAAACAGTTCTAAATGTAAATTGTATTCAAATCGTTCTAGGAAAAGAAAACTAGGAAAAAGACAGCAATTTTTTGGTGAACAATAAATATGCTGATATTTTCTATAATGATCCACACCTGTTTCTGAAACAACTGATCTCTGTCGATGCCTTATATGAAGCGTCCCAAGGTGAATTCTACTGAGATTTTCTCCTTTCTTGTGTGCTCCTTAACCCTTCCACTGTAGATCTCCTGTCAAGGATACGATTTATCTTTAATATTCTTGCTcaacaataaaatattt contains:
- the LOC131035794 gene encoding uncharacterized protein LOC131035794, with the protein product MRRSEKVTENSQAKIDRGCNKEKLEEKDDYEKSRSHKETGGRNKHKFSEKRASGNQRNLVNLRHTIYSTIMSSVDFEEAGHKLLRIKLESGQEVELCIMLLECCSQERTYRRYYGLLGKRFYMINKVYQEFFEKCFVQQYSMVHRLETNKLRNAANFFAHLLATDALPWHCLAYKRLTEEDTTSSFRIFIKILFQELAEQLGIFLLNKRLNDPTMQEYFDSIFPKDNPKNSWFAINFFTSIGLGDIGDITESLSEYLKNMPRLIMQQQKSIPEFDESSWERSSGGAPVAAEWQGGGVVADRKIGPDNGGARHLSGGGQGEGRKWRAIQAGGGRQSQAKQLAVQVGSGRRGACSGQRGRIAATAGGRNKGGGRRACSGPDNAQYNH